The region AGCTCTGGGCGTCCGCAACTGTCATCGAGAATCGCATTCACCAATATTTCTCATAGCATACCTAGGATACATCATTGTTGCCCTTGGCTCAGTATCCTTCCATGCAACTTTAAAGTGTACTGGGTgctctctttctttcttatACCGAGTatgttgccatgttgcgAAGACATGCTAATAGATGGCCCATGGTCCGTGTATAGACCCGATGCAACTCCTCGATGAGCTTGGTATGATTTACACGACCTGTCTGATGATGTATGCGAGTTTCGCTTTCTCAAGGTCCAGGATTTTCGCCTTTTCCCTGGGCGTCGGCTTGACAGCATTGGCGGCATTCATCACGGTCAGCTCAGCTATTTTGTTCGCCCGGAACGGCCGGAGGTACATCCTTGGGCATACTGATGACGTTCTTAGATATATTACCATATAACAAAGGATCCGTTGTTCCACCAAGCTGCCTATGCCGCTCTAACTGCCACTGTCCTGTTCCGCAGCATTTGGGTGATGGAAGTACAGCTGCGGCCGGCTTTGGAGGCAGAGGACGCGGAGAGAGCCCGATACATACTGAAAACTATGTGGGCATTGGTTGCAACTGGTGAGATTAAGCggaaggggaagggggagAGTTGCTCTTGCATGCTTGGATTGACTCCCAACGCAGGTCTTACTATTTTTCTTGCCGGCTTTGCCATTTGGAACCTCGACAATATATTCTGTACCACACTGCGTGGGTGGCGACGAGAAATAGGACTGCCGTGGGCCATTCTACTAGAgggccatggctggtggcaCT is a window of Pochonia chlamydosporia 170 chromosome 5, whole genome shotgun sequence DNA encoding:
- a CDS encoding alkaline phytoceramidase (similar to Colletotrichum graminicola M1.001 XP_008092707.1); this encodes MAHGPCIDPMQLLDELGMIYTTCLMMYASFAFSRSRIFAFSLGVGLTALAAFITVSSAILFARNAAYAALTATVLFRSIWVMEVQLRPALEAEDAERARYILKTMWALVATGEIKRKGKGESCSCMLGLTPNAGLTIFLAGFAIWNLDNIFCTTLRGWRREIGLPWAILLEGHGWWHLMTGLGTGSDLPILRPDADTFCLGGNLAYYYLVWGIWLRRCLEGQGQEYDLYWPRVLLSIPEIRKEQRKAKDH